Proteins co-encoded in one Dyella japonica A8 genomic window:
- a CDS encoding phosphatase PAP2 family protein → MDHVVPYDNSGIWKRSNQEILLYGTVLSVAGGAIWLGDNDEFGDTLWRSVDSMAVTAAGTQVLKWTFQRERPSQTSDPNKWFQGIHNQSFPSGEVAAVSAAVTPIIARYGSDHPTVYLLALLPAYDAVARVKTHGHWQSDVVFGAAIGVGVGLWASHRDSPWIVSLLPGGFQVGYVHHFH, encoded by the coding sequence ATGGACCACGTCGTGCCCTACGACAACAGCGGCATCTGGAAACGCAGCAACCAGGAAATCCTGCTCTACGGCACCGTACTGTCGGTCGCCGGCGGCGCCATCTGGCTCGGCGACAACGACGAGTTCGGCGACACCCTCTGGCGTTCCGTGGATTCGATGGCCGTCACCGCGGCCGGCACGCAGGTGCTCAAATGGACGTTCCAGCGCGAGCGCCCCTCGCAAACCAGCGATCCCAACAAGTGGTTCCAGGGCATTCATAACCAAAGCTTCCCCAGCGGCGAGGTCGCGGCCGTGTCGGCCGCCGTCACGCCGATCATCGCCAGGTACGGCAGCGACCATCCCACCGTGTACCTGCTGGCACTGCTGCCCGCCTATGACGCCGTGGCGCGCGTCAAGACGCACGGACACTGGCAGAGCGATGTGGTGTTCGGCGCGGCCATCGGCGTCGGCGTGGGGCTGTGGGCGTCGCACCGGGATTCACCGTGGATCGTTTCCCTGCTGCCTGGCGGCTTCCAGGTGGGCTACGTGCACCACTTCCACTGA
- a CDS encoding antitoxin Xre/MbcA/ParS toxin-binding domain-containing protein, whose product MRKVTIRFQDVATELAQINALRDDVMERAFIMLEQRHGTLAAMLVQSLGDRQRAVRWMCRHQNAFSGRTAYELLADGEEDTVWDEIALLGEAPVAAKSHAVRMAY is encoded by the coding sequence ATGCGCAAGGTTACGATCAGGTTTCAGGACGTCGCCACCGAATTAGCCCAGATCAACGCGTTGCGTGACGACGTGATGGAGCGCGCCTTCATCATGCTGGAGCAACGCCATGGCACGCTTGCCGCGATGCTGGTGCAGAGCCTGGGGGATCGACAGCGCGCCGTGCGCTGGATGTGTCGCCACCAGAATGCCTTCAGCGGACGCACCGCCTACGAACTGCTCGCCGATGGCGAGGAGGACACCGTCTGGGACGAGATCGCGTTGCTGGGGGAAGCGCCAGTGGCGGCAAAATCCCATGCGGTTCGCATGGCCTATTGA
- the ligA gene encoding NAD-dependent DNA ligase LigA, which produces MSHSPANDWQAQARALREKIERANYRYHVLDDPEITDAEYDRAMRELEALELAHPELATPDSPTRRVGARAQGGFAEVRHAIPMLSLNNAFELDGDGDRERFREVAEFERRIEQTLDRRQPVFSVEPKLDGLAISLRYENGVFVQGATRGDGETGEDVTANLRTVRAIPLRLRGEGWPRVLEVRGEVIMLHKDFEAFNEHARAHGEKPLANPRNGAAGSLRQLDPAITARRKLSFFAYAVGDVQGGELPASHSKMLAKLRDWGFPVSPEVDTAKGFEGLIAYYRRIGAKRDQLPYDIDGVVYKLDDYEGQRVMGFVSRAPRWAIAHKFPAQEQTTTVEAIEIQIGRTGAATPVARLKPVQVAGVTVTNATLHNADQVARLDVRVGDSVMVRRAGDVIPEVVRVMPELRPAHTHPWHMPTHCPVCGSALLREEGEAAWRCSGGLICPAQRKEALIHFAARRAMDIEGIGERFVDALVDFSYVHTPADLYKLTLDDFLEMKRRADERDGTTPETVRQGKVATKWAENLIEAIEASKRTTLPRFLFGLGIMHIGESTAKTLAAWLGSLAVIRRMPAAVLRVLPDIGDEVARSIAGFFAQEGNQKVVDALLASGIVFADETHPSPKLRQRLDLAVLLDMAGVSKLGPKSTKLLAEHFRSLDKLIDAGPSHWVTAGLPSAASTNLEAFLHDKANLRQLREADTAMWELLDAIPKATQTVAAPLEGQTVVLTGTLTSLSRDEAKERLEALGAKVAGSVSKKTSFVVAGEAAGSKLDKAQELGVDVWDEARLLELLATHEGGA; this is translated from the coding sequence ATGAGTCATAGCCCGGCCAACGATTGGCAAGCCCAAGCCCGCGCCTTGCGCGAGAAGATCGAGCGCGCCAATTACCGCTACCACGTACTGGACGATCCCGAGATCACGGATGCCGAGTACGACCGCGCGATGCGCGAGCTGGAAGCGCTTGAGCTGGCTCATCCAGAACTGGCCACGCCCGACTCGCCTACGCGGCGCGTCGGCGCGCGCGCGCAGGGTGGCTTTGCCGAAGTACGGCATGCCATTCCCATGCTTTCGCTCAACAATGCGTTTGAGCTGGATGGCGACGGCGATCGGGAGCGCTTCCGCGAGGTCGCCGAATTCGAGCGCCGCATTGAGCAGACGCTGGATCGCCGCCAGCCGGTGTTCTCGGTGGAACCGAAGCTTGATGGCCTGGCGATCAGCCTTCGCTACGAGAACGGCGTGTTCGTGCAGGGCGCGACGCGTGGCGATGGCGAAACGGGCGAGGACGTCACCGCCAACCTGCGCACCGTGCGCGCGATCCCGCTGCGTCTGCGTGGCGAAGGTTGGCCGCGCGTGCTGGAAGTGCGCGGCGAAGTGATCATGCTGCACAAGGATTTCGAGGCGTTCAACGAGCATGCCCGTGCGCACGGCGAGAAGCCGCTGGCCAATCCCCGCAATGGCGCGGCCGGCTCGCTGCGTCAGCTCGATCCTGCCATCACCGCCCGGCGCAAGCTGAGTTTCTTTGCCTACGCGGTGGGCGATGTGCAGGGCGGCGAGCTGCCTGCCTCGCATTCAAAGATGCTGGCGAAGCTGCGCGACTGGGGCTTCCCCGTATCGCCGGAAGTGGATACCGCGAAGGGGTTCGAAGGACTCATCGCCTACTACCGGCGCATCGGCGCCAAGCGCGACCAGCTTCCTTACGACATCGACGGCGTGGTCTACAAGCTGGACGACTACGAAGGCCAGCGCGTCATGGGCTTCGTGTCGCGCGCGCCGCGCTGGGCCATTGCGCACAAGTTCCCGGCGCAGGAGCAGACCACCACGGTCGAGGCTATCGAGATCCAGATCGGACGCACCGGTGCGGCGACGCCGGTGGCCCGGCTGAAGCCGGTGCAGGTGGCGGGCGTCACCGTCACCAACGCCACCTTGCACAATGCCGACCAGGTGGCGCGCCTGGATGTGCGTGTGGGTGACAGTGTGATGGTGCGCCGCGCGGGCGACGTGATCCCGGAGGTGGTGCGCGTAATGCCGGAGCTGCGCCCCGCGCACACGCATCCCTGGCATATGCCGACGCATTGCCCGGTATGCGGCTCGGCACTGCTGCGTGAGGAAGGCGAGGCCGCCTGGCGCTGCTCGGGCGGCCTGATCTGTCCCGCGCAGCGCAAGGAAGCCCTGATCCATTTCGCTGCGCGACGCGCCATGGACATCGAAGGCATCGGCGAGCGCTTCGTGGATGCGCTCGTCGATTTCAGCTACGTGCACACGCCTGCGGATCTGTACAAGCTCACGCTTGATGATTTCCTGGAGATGAAGCGCCGCGCCGACGAGCGCGATGGCACCACGCCGGAAACCGTCAGGCAGGGCAAGGTGGCCACCAAATGGGCCGAAAACCTGATCGAGGCCATCGAGGCGAGCAAACGCACCACCTTGCCGCGCTTCCTGTTTGGCCTTGGCATCATGCACATCGGCGAAAGCACGGCGAAGACCCTTGCCGCCTGGCTGGGCAGCCTGGCTGTGATTCGCCGCATGCCGGCCGCGGTGCTGCGCGTGCTGCCGGATATCGGTGACGAGGTGGCGCGCTCCATCGCCGGCTTCTTCGCGCAGGAGGGCAACCAGAAGGTGGTCGACGCGCTGCTGGCCTCCGGCATCGTATTTGCGGACGAGACCCATCCTTCGCCCAAGCTGCGCCAGCGCCTTGATCTGGCCGTGTTGCTGGATATGGCGGGCGTCAGCAAGCTAGGTCCGAAGAGCACGAAGTTGCTTGCCGAACATTTCCGCTCGCTGGACAAGCTCATCGATGCCGGCCCTTCGCATTGGGTGACGGCCGGGCTGCCATCGGCGGCTTCAACCAACCTGGAGGCATTTCTCCACGACAAGGCGAACCTCCGTCAGCTGCGTGAGGCGGACACCGCCATGTGGGAGCTGCTCGACGCCATCCCTAAGGCGACCCAGACGGTGGCGGCGCCGCTTGAAGGGCAGACCGTGGTGCTCACCGGCACGCTGACCTCGCTCAGCCGCGACGAAGCCAAGGAGCGGCTGGAGGCTCTGGGTGCCAAGGTGGCTGGGTCGGTTTCCAAGAAGACCAGCTTCGTGGTGGCCGGCGAAGCCGCTGGCTCCAAGCTCGACAAGGCGCAGGAGCTGGGCGTGGACGTGTGGGACGAAGCACGCCTGCTCGAACTGCTCGCCACGCATGAGGGCGGCGCATGA
- a CDS encoding MFS transporter gives MPENLAATQTSLPVPPAGEEARDPGSPTESSRERYRGLIWLVAAAFFMQALDSTIVNTAVPAMAEALNVTPLGMRTALTSYVLTLAIFIPASPWLCDRFGTRRIFAAAIATFTIGSLLCGIAQTLPQLVAARVLQGLGGAALMPVGRYVLVRSIDKREFVRAMSTVATVGLLGSVLGPLLGGALAEYTSWRLIFLINVPVGLVGMWMNRRDMPDYRLDDVHPFDLLGFLLFAASSAMLLTASEVASGGGGQWARIAIYGVLAIVFGATYVWHSRRTDHPVADLSLLRVRSVWVSLAGNLFTRLGVSGMFLLLVLFLQVGCGWSPLMAGLMMVPQALGSIAAKWGINRLLQRFGYRRLLFTNTLMVAVLLASFALLGKGSPMWLIASMVFVYGGFMGMQYTAMNTLIYNDLDVKFASQASSMASTAQYLSMSFGIALASLLMEALLQGHAHADYIPAFRWTVLLLAIVTATASWVFSRLQNESAPRSETAPG, from the coding sequence ATGCCCGAGAATCTCGCAGCCACGCAGACCAGCCTCCCCGTTCCACCAGCCGGCGAGGAGGCGCGGGATCCAGGGTCACCGACGGAATCTTCACGCGAGCGTTATCGCGGACTGATCTGGCTGGTCGCCGCCGCCTTTTTCATGCAGGCGCTGGACTCGACCATCGTCAACACCGCCGTGCCCGCCATGGCCGAGGCGCTCAACGTCACGCCGCTGGGCATGCGTACCGCGCTCACCAGCTATGTGCTGACGCTGGCCATCTTCATTCCGGCCAGCCCTTGGTTGTGCGACCGCTTCGGCACGCGGCGCATCTTCGCCGCTGCCATTGCCACCTTCACCATCGGCTCGCTGTTGTGCGGCATCGCGCAGACCTTGCCGCAGCTGGTGGCCGCACGCGTCCTGCAGGGCCTTGGTGGCGCGGCGCTGATGCCGGTCGGGCGCTACGTGCTTGTGCGCAGCATCGACAAGCGGGAATTCGTGCGGGCGATGAGCACCGTCGCCACGGTGGGTCTGCTCGGTTCGGTTTTGGGCCCGTTGCTGGGTGGCGCGCTCGCGGAATACACCTCGTGGCGACTGATCTTCCTGATCAACGTGCCCGTGGGCCTGGTGGGCATGTGGATGAATCGCCGCGACATGCCTGACTACCGGCTCGACGACGTGCACCCGTTCGACCTGTTGGGCTTCCTGTTGTTCGCCGCGTCATCGGCCATGTTGCTGACGGCGTCCGAAGTGGCCAGCGGCGGTGGCGGCCAGTGGGCGCGGATCGCCATCTACGGCGTGCTCGCCATCGTGTTCGGCGCAACCTACGTGTGGCACAGCCGCCGCACGGATCACCCGGTGGCGGACCTGAGCCTGCTGCGCGTGCGCAGCGTGTGGGTGTCGCTAGCCGGCAACCTGTTCACGCGCCTGGGCGTGTCCGGCATGTTCCTGCTGCTGGTGCTGTTCCTGCAGGTCGGTTGCGGCTGGTCGCCGCTGATGGCCGGCCTGATGATGGTGCCACAGGCGTTGGGCTCCATTGCCGCCAAGTGGGGCATCAACCGGCTGTTGCAACGCTTTGGCTATCGCCGCCTGTTGTTCACCAACACCTTGATGGTGGCGGTGCTGTTGGCGTCGTTCGCGCTGCTCGGCAAGGGTTCGCCGATGTGGCTGATTGCCTCGATGGTGTTTGTCTACGGCGGCTTCATGGGCATGCAGTACACGGCCATGAATACGCTGATCTACAACGACCTGGACGTGAAGTTCGCTTCACAAGCCTCGTCCATGGCATCGACGGCTCAGTACCTTTCCATGAGTTTCGGCATCGCGCTGGCCTCGCTGCTGATGGAGGCGTTGCTGCAAGGGCATGCCCATGCCGACTACATCCCGGCCTTCCGCTGGACCGTGCTGCTGCTGGCCATCGTGACGGCCACGGCAAGCTGGGTCTTCAGCCGCCTGCAGAACGAGAGCGCCCCTCGATCGGAAACGGCACCCGGTTAG
- a CDS encoding PepSY-associated TM helix domain-containing protein: protein MKAATIRTFQTVHTWTGLLAGFALFVAFYAGALTVFHDDIAAWQNPPWRVATDSGVSMDALIERLLARHPGARDDFGVVLPRDSSHAAYAYWQDKDGARFATASQMEAPRTDASENELADFIYALHDSLGLPVIGLYLMGIVSVLYGLALVSGILIHLPQLAKDFFAMRVGRNLKRLWQDAHNAIGVISLPFHVIFAVTGALFCLFTITLAALNTVAFDGKLFEAFARATETTPAITLSGTPATMLTTDALMELARAEALKNGVRTFEPDYMHFVHYGDRNAVAEVRGLSQHTLGSYGTVAMSAHDGTVLATYVGDRYSLNGISYASLFGLHFGSFGGRTVQWLYFMLGLAGAFLFYSGNLLWIESRRKRRHVDQPRKTRIMARATIGVCIGTCLAITGAFVATWIAVRMDVDAGLPQRVACYGLFLGACAYACLRPVAKATIELLGITAVATVAMALIDLATNMGAMASSWSPLAWRVIGVDLTGIALGIVFALFARAAARRARDGDANSVWSSRAPTPSAP, encoded by the coding sequence ATGAAAGCCGCCACCATCCGCACCTTCCAGACGGTGCACACCTGGACCGGCCTGCTCGCCGGTTTCGCGCTCTTCGTCGCTTTCTATGCCGGCGCGCTGACCGTGTTCCACGACGACATCGCCGCCTGGCAGAACCCGCCGTGGCGTGTCGCCACGGATTCCGGCGTATCGATGGATGCGCTGATCGAGCGCCTGCTTGCCCGGCACCCCGGTGCGCGGGATGACTTCGGCGTCGTGTTGCCGCGCGACAGTTCGCACGCGGCCTACGCCTATTGGCAGGACAAGGACGGTGCGCGCTTCGCCACCGCCAGCCAGATGGAGGCGCCACGCACGGATGCCTCCGAGAACGAGCTTGCCGATTTCATCTACGCGCTGCACGACTCGCTGGGCTTGCCGGTGATCGGCCTATACCTGATGGGCATCGTCAGCGTGCTGTACGGCCTGGCGCTGGTGTCGGGCATCCTCATCCATCTTCCGCAACTGGCGAAGGACTTTTTCGCCATGCGCGTGGGGCGCAACCTCAAGCGGCTCTGGCAGGACGCGCACAATGCCATTGGTGTGATCAGCCTGCCGTTCCACGTCATCTTCGCGGTCACCGGCGCGCTGTTCTGCCTGTTCACCATCACCCTGGCCGCACTCAACACGGTGGCCTTCGACGGCAAGCTGTTCGAGGCTTTTGCCCGGGCGACGGAAACCACGCCGGCCATCACCCTCAGCGGCACCCCCGCCACCATGCTGACGACCGATGCGCTGATGGAACTCGCCCGTGCCGAAGCCCTGAAGAACGGCGTGCGCACCTTCGAACCTGACTACATGCACTTCGTGCACTACGGTGATCGCAACGCGGTAGCCGAGGTGCGTGGACTGTCGCAGCACACGCTGGGCTCCTACGGCACGGTGGCGATGTCGGCGCATGACGGTACCGTGCTGGCCACCTATGTGGGTGACCGCTACAGCCTCAATGGCATCAGTTATGCCTCGTTGTTTGGCCTGCACTTCGGCAGTTTCGGCGGGCGCACGGTGCAGTGGTTGTACTTCATGCTCGGCCTGGCCGGTGCCTTCCTGTTCTACTCGGGCAACCTGTTGTGGATCGAGTCGCGCCGCAAGCGACGCCATGTCGACCAGCCGCGCAAAACCCGCATCATGGCGCGCGCCACCATCGGCGTCTGCATCGGCACCTGCCTGGCGATCACCGGCGCGTTCGTGGCGACATGGATCGCCGTGCGCATGGATGTCGATGCGGGCCTGCCACAACGGGTGGCCTGCTATGGCCTGTTCCTCGGCGCCTGTGCCTATGCCTGCCTGCGCCCGGTCGCGAAAGCCACGATTGAATTGCTGGGGATAACCGCTGTGGCGACCGTGGCCATGGCACTGATCGACCTGGCCACCAACATGGGTGCCATGGCGTCATCGTGGTCGCCGCTCGCCTGGCGTGTGATCGGCGTCGACCTCACCGGCATCGCGCTGGGTATCGTGTTCGCGCTGTTTGCCCGTGCCGCGGCACGGCGTGCACGCGATGGCGACGCGAACAGCGTGTGGTCATCGCGCGCACCCACGCCGTCCGCGCCGTGA
- the rnk gene encoding nucleoside diphosphate kinase regulator, which produces MSSKPPIVISSLDLERIEALLERMPPAQAAQYEALRGELDRADVMEPVQIPADVVTMNSVVTFKDDDSGDELTITLVYPSGAGVPGTVSIFAPVGSALLGLKVGQPIEWPTPDGRRRQLRVLEIEYQPEASGDLHR; this is translated from the coding sequence ATGAGCAGCAAGCCACCCATCGTCATTTCCTCGCTCGACCTGGAGCGCATCGAAGCGCTGCTGGAGCGCATGCCGCCGGCGCAGGCGGCGCAGTACGAGGCGTTGCGTGGCGAACTGGACCGGGCGGATGTGATGGAGCCGGTGCAGATCCCGGCGGATGTGGTCACCATGAACTCCGTCGTCACCTTCAAGGACGACGATTCGGGGGACGAACTCACCATCACCCTCGTGTATCCATCCGGTGCGGGCGTGCCAGGCACGGTGTCGATCTTTGCGCCGGTGGGCAGCGCGCTGCTGGGCCTGAAGGTGGGGCAGCCTATCGAATGGCCCACGCCCGACGGCCGTCGCCGCCAGCTGCGCGTGCTGGAGATCGAATACCAGCCCGAAGCCTCGGGCGACCTGCATCGTTGA
- a CDS encoding cation:proton antiporter, translated as MHHASDILFTLFIVFLAAQIGSEVAQRLKLPGVVGEIAAGCVIGPSVLGWITPDQVAAGTPLDVLSEIGVVLLLFSVGLETRLEDLKKVGKVAFLVGVLGVLVPFGMGGVWAHASGFDWSRSLFIAAAFVATSAGITARVLQELGALQRIESKVILGAAVIDDILAMLLLGVVVSLQGGEGIDVVHLVAVLAGAIGFIAIIGVGGARVMRWNSSWLDKPQSPHSALAIVLALCLGLAYVSTLFGLAAIIGAFLAGMIASETRQQHTLEKQTQPLLALLTPFFFVITGSKIDLQQLANGDAAVMLLVVTLIAIASKLIGGFLGALSLGTRGATVVGFGMVPRGEVGVVIASLGLSAGVFTGRIYAIIVAMSLLTAMVTPPVLAWMLRKSPAVGDDTR; from the coding sequence ATGCACCACGCCAGCGACATCCTGTTCACGCTCTTCATCGTCTTCCTCGCGGCCCAGATCGGCAGCGAGGTGGCGCAGCGCCTGAAGCTGCCCGGCGTGGTGGGCGAAATTGCCGCCGGCTGCGTCATCGGCCCGTCCGTGCTTGGCTGGATCACGCCTGATCAGGTCGCGGCGGGAACACCGCTGGACGTGCTGTCGGAAATCGGCGTGGTCCTGCTGCTGTTTTCAGTAGGCCTGGAGACCCGCCTTGAAGACCTGAAGAAGGTCGGCAAGGTGGCCTTCCTGGTCGGTGTACTGGGCGTGCTGGTGCCGTTCGGCATGGGTGGCGTGTGGGCCCACGCCAGCGGATTCGACTGGAGCCGCTCACTGTTCATCGCCGCCGCCTTCGTGGCGACCTCGGCCGGCATCACCGCGCGCGTGCTGCAGGAACTGGGCGCACTCCAGCGTATCGAAAGCAAGGTGATCCTGGGCGCCGCCGTCATTGACGACATCCTGGCCATGCTGCTGCTCGGTGTCGTGGTATCGCTGCAGGGCGGCGAAGGTATCGACGTGGTCCACCTCGTCGCCGTGCTCGCGGGCGCCATCGGCTTTATTGCCATCATCGGCGTGGGCGGTGCGCGCGTGATGCGCTGGAACTCCAGCTGGCTGGACAAGCCACAGAGCCCGCATTCGGCGCTCGCCATCGTGCTGGCGCTGTGCCTGGGCCTTGCCTATGTGTCCACGCTGTTCGGGCTGGCCGCGATCATCGGCGCGTTCCTCGCCGGCATGATCGCCTCGGAGACGCGCCAGCAGCACACGCTGGAGAAACAGACGCAGCCGTTGCTTGCCCTGCTCACGCCGTTCTTCTTCGTCATCACCGGCAGCAAGATCGACCTGCAACAGCTGGCCAACGGCGACGCCGCCGTCATGTTGCTGGTAGTTACCCTGATCGCCATCGCCTCGAAGCTGATCGGCGGCTTCCTCGGAGCGCTCTCGCTCGGCACGCGCGGCGCGACGGTGGTGGGCTTCGGCATGGTGCCGCGTGGCGAGGTCGGCGTGGTCATCGCGAGCCTGGGGCTGTCCGCCGGCGTTTTCACCGGGCGCATCTACGCCATCATCGTCGCCATGTCGTTGTTGACCGCGATGGTGACGCCGCCGGTGCTGGCATGGATGCTGCGAAAGTCGCCGGCAGTGGGCGACGACACGCGCTGA
- a CDS encoding OprO/OprP family phosphate-selective porin, producing MADSRHKTLTRRALARSVAALACAVAAGCVHQPAKPSTPSSSTAMPGASSASTEPSASGTTPARSDNAALDALRRLSLLRPFEGGIDTPLVHNQIHGYVMIDAANYTNHGLGETQFSIRRADLSLLHDLGFGWLFYADAQIVDRNLEFKDVYVRKQTSTFGVVTIGNQQEPFGLEQYGSFRTTTFLERATTNALAPSRSVGITSSDFRGPWIWSYGFFTAGTKDEGRTQRGVALTGRLAYLLKTDSGLYHLALDYSSRRAGPNNDQHFKSSPEVALSSGDDFLDTGSITGSNKVQRYGLEAAHVNGPFSWQAEYMEAHLQRDDGLPPLRFRGWYGYASWMITGESREYRESNATFGAVVPHVSWNGHGGGALEVGVRLSMTDLNNRDVVGGKETNLSVGVNWYLDKSVRLSANLVRAIDLNKPGDPSSGKHPSAIVGRLQYQF from the coding sequence ATGGCTGATAGCAGGCACAAGACACTGACCCGTCGTGCCCTGGCCAGGTCTGTTGCCGCTCTCGCCTGTGCGGTGGCCGCCGGCTGCGTCCATCAGCCCGCCAAACCCTCCACCCCATCGTCCTCGACGGCCATGCCCGGCGCATCGAGCGCGTCGACGGAACCCAGCGCCAGCGGCACCACGCCAGCTCGCAGCGACAACGCGGCGCTCGACGCCCTGCGCCGACTCTCCCTGCTTCGTCCCTTCGAAGGTGGTATCGACACGCCGTTGGTCCACAACCAGATCCACGGTTACGTGATGATCGATGCGGCCAACTACACCAACCACGGCCTGGGCGAAACGCAGTTCTCGATCCGCCGTGCGGACCTCAGCCTGCTGCACGACCTGGGCTTCGGCTGGCTGTTCTACGCTGATGCGCAGATCGTCGACCGCAACCTGGAATTCAAGGACGTCTACGTCAGGAAGCAGACCTCGACCTTCGGCGTCGTAACCATCGGCAACCAGCAGGAGCCGTTCGGACTCGAGCAATACGGCAGCTTCCGCACCACCACCTTCCTGGAGCGCGCCACCACCAACGCACTGGCACCCAGCCGCAGCGTCGGCATCACCTCCAGCGACTTCCGCGGCCCCTGGATATGGAGCTATGGCTTCTTCACCGCCGGCACCAAGGACGAAGGGCGCACCCAGCGCGGCGTCGCCCTCACCGGCCGCCTTGCCTATCTGCTGAAAACCGACAGCGGCCTGTATCACCTGGCGCTCGACTACTCCTCGCGCCGTGCCGGGCCGAACAACGACCAGCACTTCAAGTCCTCGCCGGAAGTGGCCCTTTCGTCCGGCGACGATTTCCTCGACACCGGGAGCATCACCGGCTCGAACAAGGTGCAGCGCTACGGGCTGGAAGCCGCCCACGTGAACGGCCCTTTTTCCTGGCAGGCGGAATACATGGAAGCCCACCTGCAACGGGACGACGGCCTTCCGCCCCTGCGCTTCCGCGGCTGGTATGGCTATGCCAGCTGGATGATCACCGGCGAAAGCCGTGAGTATCGCGAGAGCAACGCCACCTTCGGCGCGGTCGTGCCCCATGTCTCATGGAACGGTCATGGTGGCGGCGCGCTGGAAGTGGGCGTGCGCCTGAGCATGACCGACCTCAATAACCGCGATGTCGTCGGCGGCAAGGAAACCAACCTCTCCGTCGGGGTGAACTGGTATCTCGATAAGTCCGTCCGCCTGTCCGCCAACCTTGTACGTGCGATCGACCTGAACAAACCCGGCGACCCGAGCAGCGGCAAGCACCCTTCGGCCATCGTTGGACGTCTTCAGTACCAGTTCTGA
- the fabV gene encoding enoyl-ACP reductase FabV — MIINPKVRGFICVTAHPVGCERNVLEQINITKAQGDLGEGPKRVLVIGASTGYGLASRITAAFGYGAATLGVFFEKPSSETKTGTAGWYNSAAFDKLAKEAGLYSRSINGDAFSNETRERAIEMIKNEMGGKIDLVVYSLASPVRKLPDTGEVVRSSLKTIGETFTANSIDTNRDTVVQASVEPATEQEIKDTVTVMGGEDWKLWIDALSNAGVLADHAKTIAYSYIGTEITWPMYWHGTLGQAKQHLDNTARQLVAEHKAEHLDAYVGVMKSVVTQASAAIPVLPLYIAISFRVMKEKGIHEGTIEQINRLFRDRLYRKDHQPTATDSDGRVRLDDWELREDVQQECKALWPTITTENLNQLTDYVGYKNDFLHLFGFGRNDVNYEEDVNPDRRFDVVEL, encoded by the coding sequence GTGATCATCAACCCCAAGGTGCGTGGTTTTATCTGCGTGACGGCCCATCCGGTCGGGTGCGAGCGCAACGTGCTCGAACAGATCAACATCACCAAGGCGCAGGGCGACCTGGGCGAAGGCCCCAAGCGCGTGCTGGTGATCGGCGCCTCCACCGGCTACGGCCTGGCCTCGCGCATCACTGCGGCCTTTGGTTACGGTGCGGCCACCCTGGGCGTGTTCTTCGAGAAACCCAGCAGCGAGACCAAGACGGGCACGGCCGGTTGGTACAACTCCGCCGCATTCGACAAGCTCGCCAAAGAAGCGGGCCTGTATAGCCGTTCGATCAATGGCGACGCGTTCTCGAACGAAACCCGCGAACGCGCCATCGAGATGATCAAGAACGAGATGGGCGGCAAGATCGACCTGGTCGTCTATTCGCTGGCCTCGCCGGTACGCAAGCTGCCGGACACCGGTGAAGTGGTGCGCTCCTCGCTCAAGACCATCGGCGAGACTTTCACGGCCAACTCGATCGACACCAACCGCGATACCGTGGTGCAGGCGTCGGTGGAGCCGGCGACCGAGCAGGAGATCAAGGACACCGTCACCGTGATGGGCGGCGAGGACTGGAAGCTCTGGATTGACGCGCTGAGCAATGCCGGCGTGCTGGCCGATCATGCCAAGACCATCGCCTATAGCTACATCGGTACGGAAATCACCTGGCCGATGTACTGGCACGGCACGCTGGGCCAGGCCAAGCAGCACCTGGACAACACCGCCAGGCAACTGGTGGCCGAGCACAAGGCCGAGCATCTCGATGCCTACGTGGGCGTGATGAAGTCGGTGGTGACGCAGGCGAGCGCGGCGATTCCGGTGCTGCCGCTCTATATCGCCATTTCCTTCCGCGTCATGAAGGAAAAGGGCATCCACGAAGGCACCATCGAGCAGATCAACCGCCTGTTCCGCGATCGCCTGTACCGCAAGGATCATCAGCCGACGGCAACCGACAGCGATGGCCGCGTGCGCCTGGACGACTGGGAGCTGCGCGAGGACGTGCAGCAGGAATGCAAGGCGCTGTGGCCGACCATCACCACTGAGAACCTGAACCAGCTCACTGACTACGTCGGATACAAGAACGACTTCCTGCACCTGTTCGGCTTTGGCCGCAACGACGTGAACTACGAGGAAGACGTGAACCCGGATCGTCGCTTCGACGTCGTCGAGCTCTGA